Proteins encoded together in one Verrucomicrobiota bacterium window:
- a CDS encoding phage integrase SAM-like domain-containing protein, whose protein sequence is MASLRRIPRSPFWIACFTLPDGCRTQRSTKTTDRREAQRIANKFEDASALGSRSRLTEEQARKVLADIYALSNKDALPSSTIKEYMESWLKRKELEAAEKTHLRYKTVIAHLLEFLGPKADFDITHLTSKEITGLRDSLSSRLSIGTVNISLKIIRTALGQAKRDGLVDVNEAERVSLLKNRAVTDGRRPFTLDELKKILENANAEWKGMILTGLLQREKPRSRAATASFPQSQP, encoded by the coding sequence ATGGCATCGCTACGACGAATTCCACGGTCACCGTTCTGGATTGCGTGTTTCACGCTGCCGGATGGATGTCGCACTCAGCGCTCAACCAAAACCACGGATCGGCGAGAGGCGCAACGGATCGCTAACAAGTTCGAGGACGCTTCCGCCTTGGGGAGTCGCAGTCGCCTGACAGAGGAACAGGCACGAAAAGTGCTCGCGGATATATACGCCCTTTCCAATAAGGATGCGCTGCCGAGTTCTACCATCAAGGAGTACATGGAATCCTGGTTGAAACGCAAAGAACTCGAGGCCGCCGAAAAGACCCATCTACGTTACAAGACGGTCATTGCACATTTATTGGAATTTCTCGGGCCAAAGGCAGATTTCGACATCACCCACCTGACGAGCAAGGAAATTACTGGTCTCCGGGATAGCTTGTCCAGCCGGCTATCCATTGGAACGGTTAACATCAGCCTGAAAATTATTCGAACAGCTTTGGGCCAGGCAAAGCGCGATGGCCTAGTGGATGTCAATGAAGCGGAACGTGTGTCTCTTTTAAAGAACCGGGCTGTCACGGATGGTCGTCGCCCCTTTACCTTGGATGAATTAAAGAAGATATTGGAGAACGCTAACGCAGAATGGAAAGGCATGATCCTGACTGGGCTATTACAAAGGGAAAAACCCAGGTCAAGAGCAGCTACCGCAAGTTTCCCCCAAAGCCAGCCCTAA
- a CDS encoding LamG-like jellyroll fold domain-containing protein has product MNTYTNQVREGFRLIYVVACLAIACLPPEVTAKPRPARPVLPEGESFLYRANELQTNFVADSISNSVYLKSVYFAESWSGTALQMMGNTASRCIIPAQGTRRPPNFSPNSGSIRLWFAPVWSSSSLGGQGPGTHARVLEIAQLNTRTHVGFALYFDPDGNTIYGTAYRGDQAVELIRATVSLENGVWHQFGLVYGPDYTALALDGQMIATNLPMPTLATDLDHWVCFLGTDKMGQEKLHGQLDEIYFFPFACKESQFTWDYQAQSPLATMGPVTVQESLAQYRTLRRHRGPQRAEENGAPSLPGDFGPTNTSFTYTSDPLTNLYLLNFTYGTNLALSLCNTNRTNGAYDVFATTNLVPVTFYGTATNFSSIAWVLLSHGEAGQTNFVITNAAVPYQYFLAASNEEDDDGDGLSNAYEKLVSKTSPTSAYTSGDTNLTDYMAIMLGANPRVRHDRDTNGLMKFSVFTPLK; this is encoded by the coding sequence ATGAATACATATACGAACCAAGTGCGGGAAGGGTTTCGACTTATTTACGTGGTCGCCTGTTTAGCCATTGCCTGCCTCCCTCCTGAAGTAACTGCCAAGCCACGCCCAGCCCGTCCTGTGTTGCCTGAAGGAGAAAGCTTCCTCTATCGCGCCAATGAACTGCAAACCAACTTCGTGGCCGATTCCATATCCAATTCAGTTTACCTCAAGTCCGTCTATTTTGCCGAAAGTTGGTCAGGCACGGCTCTGCAAATGATGGGCAACACCGCTTCCCGCTGCATCATTCCTGCCCAAGGAACCCGCAGACCACCCAACTTCTCGCCTAATAGCGGTTCCATCCGATTGTGGTTTGCTCCAGTTTGGTCCAGCAGCTCATTGGGTGGACAAGGACCGGGAACACATGCGCGGGTACTTGAAATCGCCCAGCTTAATACCCGGACTCATGTTGGTTTCGCCCTGTATTTCGATCCGGACGGCAACACCATATACGGAACGGCTTATCGGGGTGATCAGGCGGTGGAACTCATTCGTGCCACCGTTAGCTTGGAAAACGGAGTCTGGCATCAATTCGGATTGGTTTACGGCCCTGACTACACTGCCTTGGCCTTGGATGGGCAAATGATAGCCACCAACCTGCCTATGCCCACGTTAGCCACCGATTTGGATCACTGGGTTTGCTTCCTTGGCACGGATAAAATGGGGCAGGAGAAGCTGCATGGCCAGTTGGATGAAATCTACTTCTTCCCGTTCGCTTGCAAGGAGAGCCAGTTCACTTGGGACTATCAAGCGCAGAGTCCACTAGCTACTATGGGGCCTGTTACTGTTCAGGAATCACTGGCGCAATATCGAACCTTAAGGCGTCACCGTGGGCCTCAACGTGCGGAAGAGAATGGGGCACCATCCTTGCCTGGCGATTTCGGACCGACTAATACTAGTTTCACCTATACCTCTGACCCGCTCACCAATCTATATCTGCTCAATTTCACTTATGGCACCAATCTGGCCTTGAGCCTTTGCAACACCAACCGGACCAATGGCGCGTATGATGTGTTTGCCACGACAAATCTGGTGCCGGTGACGTTTTACGGGACCGCCACCAACTTTAGCTCGATTGCCTGGGTTTTGCTGAGCCACGGCGAAGCGGGCCAGACGAACTTTGTCATCACCAACGCTGCTGTGCCCTATCAATACTTCTTGGCAGCATCAAATGAAGAGGACGACGATGGCGATGGATTGAGCAACGCCTATGAGAAGCTGGTGAGCAAGACCAGTCCCACCAGCGCCTATACTTCGGGCGACACCAACCTGACCGATTACATGGCCATCATGCTGGGAGCCAACCCACGGGTCCGGCATGATCGCGACACTAACGGGCTGATGAAATTCAGCGTCTTCACTCCACTCAAATAA
- a CDS encoding fatty acid desaturase → MNSDQKPGANRATPPGVEGNRIFPARTGKELILATKPYAVEVRWKSWWHTLSTLGLLGALLFGTFQPMPFLARLACSVLAGLVLVRMFVIYHDYQHHAILKSSPLGNCLFSLFGLFILAPSSIWKRSHDYHHHHNSKLFSASIGSFPIMTRRRFLRASKSSRFWYLFVRHPFTIGFGYVFAFAYGMCVASFRSSPRRHYDSLLALALHGAAALGILWFLGWQQLLLSVTIPFTLACGFGSYLFYAQHNFPGVTFKGKIEWSYEHAALESSSYMVMHPCLRWVTANIGYHHIHHINSQIPFYRLPEVMAAIPEFQTAKTTSLWPAEVLRCLGLKVWDPEQNKMLTFAEIFAVRALGD, encoded by the coding sequence ATGAACTCGGATCAAAAGCCGGGCGCGAACCGCGCAACCCCGCCTGGGGTTGAAGGAAATCGCATTTTCCCCGCTCGGACCGGCAAGGAACTTATTCTTGCGACCAAGCCCTATGCCGTGGAAGTTCGTTGGAAGAGTTGGTGGCACACCCTTTCGACGCTCGGGCTGCTGGGCGCGTTGCTCTTCGGGACCTTTCAGCCGATGCCGTTCCTGGCCAGACTCGCTTGCAGCGTGCTGGCTGGATTGGTCCTTGTCCGGATGTTTGTGATTTATCACGATTACCAACATCACGCCATTCTCAAATCCTCGCCCCTGGGCAATTGCCTCTTTTCGCTGTTTGGGCTGTTCATCCTTGCGCCATCGAGCATCTGGAAGCGCTCCCACGATTACCATCACCATCACAATTCAAAATTGTTTTCGGCCAGCATCGGCTCCTTTCCGATCATGACTCGGCGGCGGTTTCTTCGGGCTTCAAAAAGCTCCCGGTTTTGGTATCTGTTTGTTCGCCACCCGTTCACGATCGGCTTCGGGTACGTGTTTGCCTTTGCGTATGGCATGTGCGTGGCCTCCTTTCGAAGCAGCCCCCGGCGGCACTACGATTCCCTGCTGGCCCTCGCCCTGCATGGTGCGGCGGCGCTGGGCATCCTCTGGTTTCTGGGGTGGCAACAACTCTTGCTCTCGGTCACCATTCCCTTCACGCTCGCCTGCGGTTTTGGTTCCTACCTGTTCTATGCGCAGCACAATTTTCCCGGGGTCACCTTCAAGGGAAAGATCGAATGGAGCTACGAACATGCGGCGTTGGAATCGTCCAGCTACATGGTCATGCACCCATGCCTACGGTGGGTTACGGCGAATATCGGGTATCACCACATCCACCACATCAACTCGCAGATTCCGTTCTATCGGTTGCCCGAAGTCATGGCCGCGATTCCGGAATTCCAAACGGCCAAGACGACTTCGCTTTGGCCCGCCGAAGTGCTGCGGTGTCTGGGCCTGAAAGTCTGGGACCCTGAGCAAAACAAAATGCTCACCTTTGCGGAAATTTTTGCCGTGCGCGCGCTGGGCGATTGA